gtgtcaatctatcttcttctcagatctctcacgctcttgagaagattgagactcttctgaactgctggctcacttctcatcaaactctctgtcttcagaaccttcaagaagttctgactgACCTCCTGCGTCTGACCACTCGCCGGAAGGACGGTGAAGAtcagctccagggcatttgcatgcttctggaatatgaagcagTTAACGATGAAGCGGATCCAGAGGCGGTCCAGGAGACTGTTCACTCGAAGGAGGaactggctactcagttagcctcaattgatacggacattcgtcctctccaccttcaacttctctccatgaagaattctagagctttcctatttatctaggattagtcttcttcgtttctctcgatcctttgtacttcttctccgttcagtaataataacatattttatttgcctcatttcctgttattgttattgttgattttgtttttcactctttttgattatgacaaaaagggggagtacataaaatggttttgataaacttttatggttttgataaacttttatattatataaaaccagtagaggagaacaagtatcaatacttatagcacatagatattgtcaagcgtctcagataaggaatacattttgaactaatcttgcttctgacgtcttattccaattatatctagacaagactctatgttattatgtgatatacgctaagttctgaaccatcacttctgatgagtatacatctatTCAAGCGTAAAATCTGATCACATAACTAGACTCCGAATCTAAACtattcaccaattcatcaagtcatagattcagggggagtcagggggagaccctagctcagaatcaggtgctgcccttgattcagaaagagcatagcaaactgttacacaaggataagtttaatctctgatcttttctctcttgtgtattcagtttattgtgtaaaaattgttcatcaaaatacttgttttgtcatcatcaaaaagggggagattgtaagatcaaggtttgatcagtggttgcatctctatgttttgatgattacaattaaggtttgtgatgatgaacaattgtggtaccctaacgtttgtctttttaagctgtgacaaacaggttctgaatctgacccaagcctattcgttcagaagaagaagaaccaagggttactaaaaagagagctcattatcctaccatgttcgttctgaacagtggcaaatacttcagaagttctgaagatggaagctctcaagaagatctgaagaactcaagtcagaagttctgaagaccagatgttccagtggaacggtccagaagcagaagactcaagttctgaagacttgcaagaagtttggttctgaagacccaagctattctagctctgacgatcagaagttctgaggaacttgttcagaagcagaagttgcatggtcagaagactccaagcttcaatctgaccatgatcagaagcttcacctacattcatctgaagctccttgatctcaagtcaaccggtgagaggacaggtcgctatcacagtacaacatcgtacaagtctcagtctgtccgccacctaccttgtacagcctagcagtctgatattacagaattgccactccaacggataaaaccctagcaacggctacatcacaagtcttggagtatataaaggctgaagaaagaagaaagaagctaagaaactttgctgaaaatattcaacacatacgaaccattctcttagcattatttcttcactattcttaaacttctgagtttactattcgcttgttagaagcacttattgtaaacccgaaaccttttacacattttgtaaagttcatcaagagaccaaggttggtcggatcttgagaggactgaatcaaggctgattcagtatttagctagtcttaagaggatctgtagatcagcttcttaagaggatactagtgagaaaatcagtgtattgttagtcacttagcaggttgcaaagtgcagttgtaacactcattgattttagtggattgcctccatcagaagaaggaagaaatcaccttcacaggtggactggattagcttgagcttttatctcaagtgaaccaggataaaatactcgtgtgctttacttcctattattcagcacttagtttttatctttgagttttgaaaaagcttaaaagtatacccgagattcaaaaactctattcaaaccccccctttctagtgtttttcgcaccttcatcaTCTGCGTTAAGGGGGATTCCCCCGGCAGGAGGCGTAGCCACCGGGGGAGGAGCGGGAGACGCTGGGGCAGCACTTTGAGATCGGGAGGACTTATGGGTACGGCGCTTGGGAGACATTTTTGAGATGGAAGGGAAAGGTTAACAGGAAATGTTGAGTTGATAACTTTTGCATTTTTTGCCAGATGCTCAAGAATGGCGAAAGTAAAGAAAGAGGAAAGGTTTAAAGTAGGAATTAGGAGTCGGTTTAGAAATTGTGTCCATCATgacaaaggtggaatgattactTGGGAAAACGTGGCATTAATCCCGGAGAGGGGAGGGCAGTGTGTCAGGCGAAAAGTTGTAACCGTTGATGctgattggtttgaattcaaaaaaTGTCAGAATTAGACGTAGCGCATTAAATAAAAGGTACAGTAACGGAAGGTGATTGGTCGAAATTTGGGTTGAGATTTGAAAAGACATTTCGAAAGTGACAGTTGAGATTCAGTAGATTTGCTGACTTAGGCATCACTTCAGGGTACAACGCGAAGGCCCAACACAACCCTTATAAATAGGAGgagaataccaattgtaaaggactcttggctcatttggcaatatcaacattgaaattcagttatattttctctatcTGAACAGTTAGGAgttcatctctctaagattttcgatcacactccacacactctaggcaccatgccttgattctatgttcttgacCGGAACATGTAGCATCCTTTGATCCTCCAAGGCCCATTTCAATAAGATGGCTTTGATCTACCACCCTATGTGCCCAAGGCCAAGCCCTCTTTTTAGACTTGCAAATTAGTTCCCATCTTAAAACATGATTAGAATAACTATTCTATTGTCGTGAAATGTTTAGAATTATAAATTTTTAGAAAAAAGGAGAGGTGGAGTTGGGGAAGGTTTCAGTAAGGTGGGGGAATTATATGGAAGTTTTGTGGTGGCTGGAAGGGTAGAGggaagagaaagaggaagaaggagaaggacaaaatgattaaagaGAAGTGAAAATTACATGTCAACACCTATATCTAATTAGCATTGTCATGTGAGCTAATGACtggataaaaaatatttaaaaatactttATGATGTCATAAGGGgtcaataaaaaattatttaactaATCTaatatcttatattttttatatgtatGAGTGATTCTATAATTAATATTGAGTACAACTAATAATTTATGGagttaataataattaactagttgttgtaaaaaaaaaattaactagtATTTTCATTAATGTAAGGTTCAAATCAATTCAAATGTGGCCTTGAACCTCACATTTGAATTGATTTGAACCTTACATTAATGAAAATactagttaattttttttacaacaactacttaattattattaactcCATAAATTAATAGTTGTACtcaatattaattataaaatcatatatatatatatatatatatatatatatatatatatatatatataactaaaaTGTGAGAAAAGATAAGCATCTTGAAATGGGTGGAGTATGCATTGTAACTAATATTTAATACACTTAGTAATATAAAGAGTCAattgtaattaattaatattatcatcAATATAATTAAAGAGTTTTATGGATTGATAGTGAATATttaagtaattttttaaaagtggaatatttaattaatttaattattttagtaatAATTAAAATGGACTTGAACCTCACTTTAATGGcgatttatatataatattttagaattaatatttattatgatttttaatataaatacttattaataaataattattattttcattaatgtaagattcaaattaattttatttatatatatataatttattatttaaatgagaaagatttaattattttattttgtaaaatCTATGAATATGAACTCCGTTTTAATATAATAAAAGTAAGTAATTACcatatttgattatttaaatGTATTCGACACCTTTAAATTGAAGGAGTCATTTTATAGGCATAGTATGCAAGTATGTTCGTTGATTAAGAAATCAACGATTGTGATTTTCGTCGTATACTTGCACATGTATCATAGGCACTGATGTTATTAAAATATCAACCATTGGTTTTCAAATAAATGAATGTGATAACTTATTAACCTTTAAAGTGACCCCCACTATTTTTGTACGGTAACTCCTCATTTTAAAACAGTCAATAGTTCAGTATGGCTTGGACTTCATGCTTtaactaaaattgaaaaaaataattctaaGTGCTATGCGTAGAACAAAATAATTTAAGTGCTTCTTTTTTATCCAATTCCatttttacttaaattttaattaaattataaaattatcacATTATTAAGAAATTTTCATTcatgaaaaaaggaaaatacgaaacaaactcaacacttaaACCATATGTATTCTTCACTGAGGTAATCATGTTTGAGTTTAATATGACCACTATGTGATACAAAACACAATTGCATTAATAGTGACTTGAACTTCAATCTTGTGCTTAAGCTAGAAATCTCGTTTTTCATTTGTCTACAAGCGATGATACATTAGTGAAAGCATGATACTCTATGGATGAAATCAATATATTTAATTGAAAACTTATAGTTATATAGTCAAATCTTCCTACATTAATAAAGGACTCGGGCTCCCCGCTGTCATTAAATTCTGCACTCACTAAAGTCAAGAGCATGGACTACGGAGAGGTTATGAAAGTATAAATTTACTAAAGTCAAGAGCATACACTCCAGAGCAGTTATGAAATTATAAATTCACTAAAGTCAAGGATATAAGTTGTCTCATATGAAACATCTTATACATTACGAGAGTGAAATATGAAACATCTTATACATTACGAGACTGAAACGCAAGAATACACACAAACACCTACATCCCACAATATTTTCTATCGAAGAGCAATTAGATTGACTTAAACCATTGCTCGTGCAAATCAAGCAAACCACCTGTTCGATGAAATAACAAAGTTGATCTCATGTTTGAAAGGCAAAATAAAAATTGCATCTTTAAATTTGAGTTTTTAGATCAATATCAAAAGCTTCATACATCTAATTTAAGTGAAATCAAATTCTTTTGATAGATAAGGGTATTTTCATCCCTCAACCTcaagaaatgttttttttaatagaacCCAAAATTTGAACATAGAATTTGTCACTTAGCATGCAACTATGGAtaaaataagagagaaaaataaaaacaaaagggGGAAATTAAGCTCAAATTTCTGAAGATCTTGAACCTATTCCATGGAAATCCTTAAATTTGCGATCGATGACTCAATCCAATTTCACTCCTTCAGCCTTCTTCCTTATCTCCTTGCCGATCCTCACAGTCCTCACACTCTTCGCCAGAGCAGGCTGCGAACGATTCCGCATGAGGTTGATCACGTCCACATAAGCAGCGAGAATGAACTTGTGTGCCTTCTTCTCATTCATGTTCATGTAAGAGAACAAGAGCTCTTCCATGAAATCCCAGTCTACCTTCTCATCGTTCTTCAGTCTCGCTCCCACCATGTCTTCCATTGATCTCTTGAATTCCTCGTAGGGGCTCTTTGTGCACggcacaatcactgccacataATTATTGGGCAATGTGGTTGTCTCCTTTGAACATGAACCGTCACCATTCTTTGTGGGTGTCGCAGTTGAGCTACTCGGCCCTGAGAAGCCATGGGTCACGAAGAACCTTGTAGAGCCTCCGAGACCAGGTGATGGTTCCCCGAATGAATCAAAGGATGTCGGACTTGGCATTAGAGACTTTCCATGGGTGTTGTTATGGACCTTGTggccattgttgttgttgttgatttcttCGGCGTCTCCGAGGAACAGAGACCTGAAATTCTCAAAGAGAAAACGGTCAATGTCATCTAGAGTGGCTTCATTGtcattctttttgtttctcATATCATCCATGGAGAAAGAAGGAGTGTTGAGATGCTTGCATCCTCTGAGGATCCATTTCTTAGAGGGTAAATGGATTTGTGAGCaagaggttttgatcttggAGAGGTAGTCACTGAGGGATTTCTGAATGTTCTTCGGCATGTCTGCAGGTTGAGGGTTTGAGTGAAATGATGCAGGTTGAGGAGCTAGTGTGGTTTATAAATAGAGTATTGATGGCAGCCCTCAGTTCTATCCTTTCTTTTCAACGCTTTTATTTGTTGGTTGATACTCCATTAATTCGAGGTAATAATGATTTATTCACATTATAGTCACACCTCCaccaaaagaaatgaaaatgaaattaaaaatagataTGTTATGCAATAGGAAaagatgatatatatatatatatatatatatatatataagtgtaAATATGATGGAAGAGAGAGTTAGTGTGAATGAATAAAAACTCAATTTGTAAGTGAAACCCACATTTTTATGTTCTCTCGTGAATTTCAATCGACAATTAAGAAAGTATTAGAAAGATAGCGTTAAACTAgtcattgataaaaaaaattctaatagataaatagacttaaaattatttattaaataaaggTGTTAAATGGTCATAGGTACATTTATTACACATTTAATTCCCAAACAAACACTTTAAAGACAACATATTTTTTCTATATATCTCTTCTTATCACATTAAAttattataagtcacaaattACATCTTCTTTTTTTGTGTCTACACTTGCTGAGCGTCTAGCACCATTTTTGTTAGATAAAAATGACAGAATTTGGAGATGAAAAATGTTTTGTCAACACTAatactataataatttttagtgagatataaaaataaaaatgagataaGAGAGTGATATTTATATAATATGTGATATGATGAGAAAAGAATAGAGAGATAAAAGTACAAAGTGAGTGGATTTttgatgaaaaagaaagagaaacttAAATATATTAATGATGTTCGGAGATAAAAATATAGTATGGATGACAACAGAACCCGAACCCGTGGGTGCCCGGCCGAACTCGGCTTGATTTTACGGGTAAAATCCGACatgattgggtttgggtttgttaTGGGtgaaacccgcacccgaaccccaaatatatataaatttacaAAATTACTCTTATATACACCATGTTAAGAACTTGATTTGTTAAGAATTTTATTATGTTTGAACAACAAGATACTAGATTTGTTTGCAAAGAAGatataaaatgttttttcatAACAAAATCATATAAGCTGCATtttgttttgcaaaaaaatctATGCATCATGTTAGGTTACGATGTGAGTTTGAGGCTA
This portion of the Lotus japonicus ecotype B-129 chromosome 3, LjGifu_v1.2 genome encodes:
- the LOC130744719 gene encoding transcription repressor OFP14-like; this encodes MPKNIQKSLSDYLSKIKTSCSQIHLPSKKWILRGCKHLNTPSFSMDDMRNKKNDNEATLDDIDRFLFENFRSLFLGDAEEINNNNNGHKVHNNTHGKSLMPSPTSFDSFGEPSPGLGGSTRFFVTHGFSGPSSSTATPTKNGDGSCSKETTTLPNNYVAVIVPCTKSPYEEFKRSMEDMVGARLKNDEKVDWDFMEELLFSYMNMNEKKAHKFILAAYVDVINLMRNRSQPALAKSVRTVRIGKEIRKKAEGVKLD